The window ttccccattgacgaggaaaatcgtctggcgttagacagagtaaaatctataagtgccatttggcactatcggggctgaaagggttaaacggggacatagttttttcacgctgttagcttaaccctttaagccccgaggggttccccattgacaagtaaaatcgtctggcgttagacagagttaaTGAGTCCCTAAGGGTCAGTGACATAAAAAGGAGGGAAAGCCGCGGGGGATATTCGCATGCCCAGGAGAGGGGCATGGGCAACCGAGGGTAAAGATGATTACTCCTCCCCCCACCCTCTGCAAGGCTTGTGAAACTAGAAAAGGAGGAACACAGAATCtccttttatctatttattattattataattttttttttttttttttttttataaaaacataattattatgttaatcACTATCCTTTGGCGGAATTTGGGTGGCAGGGAAGGCAGAGCCTATGCCCCCTAGGGTAGCGGTGTCCCTAGGAGGACCCCCTAGAGTAGCGGTGTCTCTAGAGGCAACCCTACGTTAGAATGTAACATAGGGTGGACCAGAAGAGGGGTGCCCTTCTGGAAGGAGAATAGGTCAGATGGTGAGTTGTACCATCTTGGAGTAAGCAATCCGGACCTATTGCCAAGGAGGGCTGTCCCACCTACTGTGGGGTAAAGTGCAGCCCAGGGTTCACTTCCCTGCCATGATTGTGTGAGCCAAAAATATTCTGGTCAAGAATGGGGGAACACAATCACCCCACAGTAAATTGGGTGGACGTTGGCTGGAATACCAACTGCCACATGTAGAAGAAATAGGATACGATATAGGCATGCATAGCCATAATGAACAGTAACTAGTTGTCATGATACTGGTCATCAGGGAGACAACAAAGAAGGGTCTAacctacaataattattattacttcagTTCATTGTCAGTTGTTTAGGGATAGCCAGCAGTGTCTCTTGAGGAGTTCTTATGTAACGTTCATAGCAATCAGAAGACCAACGACCCAATACCTTGATTAACCAGGCAGGAATCCCTGCAGCAGCCGCAGTAGTCGCAGCACCAATACGGAAGCTATGTGAGAAATAGTGTTGAGGTTGTATGCCGCATTGCTGCAGGACATCACGGAGTGCATGAGTAAGAGAAGTTCGGGTGAGCCACTTGCCACTGGTGAAGGTGAACAGGGGGCCTGCTGATGATGGTTGGCATTGGAACACGTAGTCTTTCATAGCCATAACGGCACAGATGGAGGTAGTGGACCTTGCTAGGGTTAGGGTGCAACCATTGCGGAAGGGATCTGTTTTCGACCGTTTAATCGTGACTAGCATGTAGTCGGGAGATTCAACGTGAGGGATAAAGGTGACGTCCTTAAAGCAGAGGTGAGTTGCGGGGTCGAAGACGTGGTCATTACAGGTAAATTCGCTTGAACGTAAAAAACCGAAAAAGGCTAAGGTGAAGGCTGCCCAGAGCATAATGTGATTGAGGTCAAAAGTCAAGTCTGGTCGgtaaaagttgaaaatagaCTGCAGGATTTGGATTGTAATTGGATAACGATCTAATTTAACGGGGATTTGGGAACGTTTGATCCCATTAAGGACCTTCTGGAGTCGAAACATTTTTGGGAGTTTTAAGGCAAAGTTGTGTAGCCTATAGAGGTCTTGAACGGCAAACAGGTAAAGCTTAATGGTATTGTAGGAAACTGTTTTGGCTAAATGGGAGACAAAATAAATCAGAGTAATTTCAGATGCGGGGAGAAGGGGCGTAGAGGGGCTAATTAACCCGTGCATAAGGCAAAAGGAAATGAAATGGTTTTGACCGACACTATAAGAACGTTTAGTAGCTGGAGCAAGGGACGCACCAAGGTAGTGGGAAACGGAGGCTGTTAAATGGACGTCGCTGATAGAGGGATGGCGCAGGGGAAGGGTGAGGCATTGGGAGCCAGGTGGCGGAAGCGGTCCATCTGAAAACGGGACAAAGAATCAGCTATTGAATTATCTAGCCCAGGGATATGTCTAGCGGTGAAGGAAAAGTTGTGTTCTAAGGTAAGAATCGTAATGGCCCGTACGAGGTCCATGATCCTAGGGGACTTGGAGCGCTTGGAGTTGATGATGGAGACAACTGGCAGGTTGTCGCACCACATACAAATATGTTTGCCTGACCACGAAGGGGCCCAGAGGTAGCAGGCGATGTAAATGGCAAACAGTTCCTGCCAGTCAATGCTGATACCCATGGTGGGGTTAAGGAGGTGTTGAGGGAGCCAAGGAGCCTGAAACCATTCCCCATTGAGATAACCACCATACCCATGGGACCCAGAGGCGTCCGTAAATAATTGGAGGTCAGGCGAGGAGAGAACGTCACCCCCTAAGAAAAGACTTACTCCATTCCAATGGGTAAGGAAGGTTAACCACATTGAAATGTCCTTGCGGAATTCCCCGTTGAGTTTAATGTGCCAGCGAGAGTTAGTGATGCCCTTTGTTAAACTAATTATTCTTTGCAGAAAAGCCCGGCCCGGGGCAACAACCCTGCAAGCAAACTGTAGGGTACCAATCAGGGACTGGAGCTCCTTCAGAGTGGCAGATTTACGGTGTAACCACTGTTGAAGGGCCTGTTTAGCACGGATTAGTTTGTCCAAGGGAAGACGAGCTTCCATGCTAGTAGAGTCAAGGAGAATACCCATAAATTCTAAGGAGGTGGCAGGAGCAAAAGTTTTACCGGGGGCAACAGGGATATTGAGTTCGGTGAAAAGACAAAGGATTTTGCAAAGGGCAGTAAGGCAGTCTGACCTAGGGGGGCTGGTGACAAAGAAAAAGTCATCCAGAATGTGGATCACGTTAGGGATACCTAGCTTATGTTTAATTATCCATTCAATCATGCaggaaaattggtcaaaaagGTAGGGTGCAGATCGCAATCCAAAGGGGAGCACTGTATCGAAGAAATACAGGCTGTTCCATTTCATGCCGAGGAGCTCCCAGTCGGATGGGTGCACTGGAATATTGCGGAAGGCGGACTTGATGTCCAACTTGGACATGAAGCACCCTTGACCAATCGTCTGAATGATAGAGATGGCAGTATCTATGGTAATGTAGTGTAAGGAGTAGTCGGTTGGGCTAATGTGGGAATTGACGCTAGTGGTTTGATGTTTGGGAAAGGAAAGGTGAAAAATGGTTCTCCACTCGGTGGAATGCTTTTTTGGAACAACCCCAATGGGATAAACCTGAAAATTGGGAAAAGGGGGAGAAACGAATGGGCCAGCAGTGTGACCGAGCCGTAACTCTTTCAAGAGATTGGTGCTTATGATGTGTGGATTTTGCTTGGCAGAAATGAGGTTGGGGTATTCCCTAGAAACCCGAGGACCCtggaaaccaattttaaaaccCTGGGAGAGGCCGGTGAGGACAGCATCGACAGATGCCCGGTCAGGGTGATCATGCAGATAAAGGGCAAGTTGGGGAAGGTCAATAGGGGTGGTAGGGGACAGCTTAGAAAGGTATTCAATGGTGGCTTCGGGTGGAATGGCTTGAGCGGCTAGTCTTTGACTGGATGGGTCCAGAGCTTGAGGAGTCAGGGTGGTCCTTTCCTGGGTGGGCTGCAGTGCATCCGGGCTTGTTGCATTGGTGAGTGTAGGGGCAGGGGGTGCGGGCGCAGGGGACCCCTTTGTTGAAGTTGAAGCAGAGGTCACCACGCTTGGAGCCTGAGGAGTCTGTATACCTGGGGGAAAGGGGGCAGGAATCGGTTACGTGATCCGAGCTGCTGCAGGCCTTACAAAGTATGGCTTTTGGGACACCGGTAAAGGTGTCTAGGTACAACTGAACATCCCTCTGGCCCCAGTTAATGGAAAGGTTGTGAGAGGCTCGTCGGCGAAATTCCATATCATACAAATACCACGCCATACCGGGGAACTTACGGGCTGACTCACGTATCAATTGCTGGTAGGCAAATAGGTCCACCCCCCGGGATGGGTAAGAGGAGAGGAGCACAGACGAGTAAATGGCAAAAGCGTCGAGCCATCGGTCGATCCCAGTAATTTTGGGGCGCTTAGCCTGGGATGGGAGGGGTATAGTAAGGCCCTCGTGTCCTACTTGTAGTTTAAGCTGGGAGTTTGCGGTAACGTGGTCTCGTAGTAGAGACGAAAAAGGAAGAAGGCTAGCAAGGTCCACGTACTCACCGTTTGTTATGGCTGTGATGCAGCTGTTGGAGAGATGACTGGCGATAGATGGGACTCTGTAGTTGGTATGCAGGAGGGCTGCGTCCTCCGGTGAGCCAAGATTCAAAACTTGCTGAGAGGAGGACCGCGAGAAATCCACAGAGGACGGAGTCTGTTGTTGTCCGCCATTGCGGACCGCTAGGAGAGAGGGATCTGGTGCGAGGCTGGTAACGCCTGGCAGTTGTTGATCTTGCTGAGCAGTTGAAACAGCGCCAGATGTTGGGCTCGATGGCGAGTTGCTCGCGGAGTTGAAGGAGGCCAATTTTTGCTCCACGATAGAGACAATCATGGAGGCCAACTGCTGATCCGGCATGATCGCGGGGCCGGTAGATGCGGGTGTGGAGGCCCGAGAATCATTCGCTTGGAGGCGAGCGATGAGCTGCTGCCGTGGCCCTGATTGTACCAGGTGGCGCTGGGACGCAAGTAAACGTAGCGTTTCGGTCGGCATTGCTGCATACGGCGACGTTGGTACTGCATCCGCAGAGTTAGCGCGGGCATTCGACTGAGCCGTGGTAGGCGAAACCGTAGTGCGTTGGCTGCTTCGAGATTTACGTTGTTTTGGCATTATATGTGGACGTAGGAAAAAATGCGATCTTAAAGAGTGCAACTCAAGGTACTTGCTTGAAGAGCAAAGCTGAAATGTGGTTGACTAATGGTATGGGGGATTTACATAAGGTGAAACAGGTGAGAATTGTGTGATGTTGTGGAAAACTACTGGAAGCTTTGGCAACCGCTTTAACACTGTAAAAGTGAAAGTACTTTGACCTAAACAATGAGCTTTTGACTACGGGACAAGCCTTGATTGCGAGGGTGAGGAGAGTAGAGTACACTAGGGACAAGTGAGGAATAAATAGTACTCCCTTAGGGCTCATTAACCCCAGTTAAGAGCTTAAACTTAtaataaaatctataagtgccatttggcactatcggggctgaaagggttaagagtgACAAGTTACTGTGTTATCATTGCTTTGTTGAACAAGAGACCAAACATGCCAATACAGAGGAAAAACTCTATGtaatttaacaaaacaattcaatctaaaatacaaagaaattgcaTTGGCACTCTGccttacaaatgttcaaaagaaacagaaaatgaatgcaaaacacaggtcacaggtcattgttttaccaatacagaaagtgtcCTAAACATTCACTAAAGCTAATCTTAGTCTACATGTAATTAGGCCTGAACAAAagcttttaggcctaatgtgagcattaatttttgtacatggttagggttgtttctgtattggtaaaacaatgacctgtgacctgtgtgtTGTACCTGCCTTAAACTGACCTAGGTTAAAACAACTTGATCTTGGTTGAAACAagttgacctaggttgaaacaaaatgacctagtttggttgcaaattaacctaaggaacaTAATGACCTGCAAAATATATTCGTGATAGTTCAAATTTTCAGCAGAAATGGAACTTGAACTAGTCTTGAAAGGTAATGTGATTTGGCTTTAtttttactgcgcctttcaatatcacgcggactcttaaattcaaaggtcaaccgacaaatgcgttttttgCTACCGTCAATCCAATGTTGGGCAGCTCCTCCAAGCTTCCGACTATTGTCGAGtgcgcagtaatcaaatcacatcgttgagcccagttcagtcaacatagtccgaagctgggaggagccgccaaacatttgattgacggtagcgaaaaacgcatttgtcgattgagctttgaatttcagagtctgcatgttattgaaaggcacAGTAAATAAATGTCTTCAAAAAGGCCCTATGGAAAATTacaatgattttcatttttccagAGTGGTCAAAGGAAGCACTGATAGATGCTTGGATGAGAGATCCTGTGGCTGCTTGTGAGAAGGCTGGGGTCACCCTGCCGGAGAGTAAGTCTATTCTTCTGTCTTTACTTAGGAGGTGGTGATTCCAACAGCTGTCTAATTTATAAAACTTGGTGAAACTCTAACTTGAATTCATTCACTTCCATCCCGATTTGTGTATTGTCTTTTTGTTTGCTGAGACTTCAAATgacatttttgctgttttttatgtTAAAGATGTAAATTCAAAGTCATTGACAagtgttacatgtatgtgtttGTTTAACCAGATCATGTGACTGGTAATGCACAACttgaagagaaaacaaaactccCAATCAAAAGCAACTTTAGAAATTCAGTAAGTATCTTGACAATGGTTCTGTGTAACATGTAACTTTAATCAATCCAATGTTTAATCATTACCGTAAACCCCGGCAGACAAGCTGCACCCTGAATTTAGCAgcccaaattttgaaaaaaaaaacgttttttgaaagaattcaAAAGAAGTTCAAAGTTGATTCTTTAGAAGTTTTCTTCATCCACTGATGCCACTTAAAACTCGGCAgttctaaaacacaggtcactcattgcaggccattattttaccttttggaaagtaacacaaaaccctcaatttggcaaaccctaggcctaaataccaaccttaggcctagggaTAGCCAAACTGAGGGTTAGgtttactttcaaaaaggtaaaacaatgacctgtggaatgtgacctgtgttttagatcTGCCGCCTAAAACTCCCTATTAACATTGCAACagaaaatacttcaaagtcttatccacaattttagcactttaataaaatgaacattgtttttatgtatgattgatctttttctggtatttgttgacagaAATTTCTTCATTCGACACAGTTTTTTCATAGATTTTTGCAAATTACAACAAGAATGTGACCGGAACATTGGTAGCatagtaaccaggcattagatCAGATATGAAGATGAAAAACTGGACAGCGAAAGCagcctttttcaaatgttcccaCAGATAAGCTGCACCCCTGATTTCTTGgaacaatttttgaaaaaaaaggtgCAACCTATCTGCGGGTGTTTACGGTAAATTGTTTCACTCCATAAATATATGTACATAAATATACATAAGATCAAGCAAATTACATAAGATCAAACAAAAGTGTCTTTAGAAGCTTAATTAAGATAATTACACACATGCTATTATTCTTGCAACAACAAACTACAGAAATGTTGTAAAGTATGCGTAATGTTAAGTGTCGATGAAATCACCAATTTCTGCATATTCCTGAGCACTTGATCACTCTTCTTTCCAACAAGCCTCTGCATGTTCTCTTCTAGGTGGGCAGAGCACCCTCCCAGAACGTCCATTATGATGATAAATTGTTCTGCCTTATAACCTTCTGCTTCCTTCTGGCGCCAGTTTTCAACCCATGGGCAGCTCATCTCTAATAGGgttataattaattaatttatttatttatttatttatttaattattattattattattattgttattattattattattattgttattattattaagacaGCAGCTTCTCTCTGTTTGACAGGAAGTCTGCTCTATTTGTGAAGAGGAAATAGTGTATGAGGATGTTCCATTATCCCTTTCTTGCGGGCATGAATTCTGTCGTTCCTGTTGGGAAAGGTTTGTTAATTCTGAAGGCATTTTAAAGGAATGAACTGATTGCTGCAAAACAAACTTGTAAAAGGCAGGTCTATCTTGACAGACTGTGAGTTGCACATGTTGACTTCCAAGGCTCGCTGGCTTGCCTATTGTACAAACTCTAAAAGGCAACAGTTGCTGTGGAATTTTGAGGCATGTTTGATATGATCAGGCTGATGATCTTTGATATTAAAGAtctataattacatgtatgtatgcttgAACCTATGAGCATATTTGCCCAGGGGGTTGGGGGGACTCctatatggaacagacggggatgctcgtcggaagttttgaatttaacccctaaaggagaccatctgggcgtggctcaagctttttgtgccCCCTAAAGGaaaccaatctgggcgtggcttaagcaaattttgacccgtaaacaaaacacgttaaaaagaaaatttgacttctgtttctcttcgcgttattctgtgtttcttcgcgaaaccctaaacgagaccttggcggcttaaaatattggcgctttgcccggaacaccctaagcgagacgacaagcatccctgtctgtttcatatgggtggccccccccccccccccaccccacccccggGCATATTTGAAAGTCTTTTGTCtgattttggttattttatcagATCAGTTATGGATAATGAAGGTTGCCTTGATGTAAACCTCTTTAAAAAATACTTGTATTCTGATCTTTCCCGACAGTTATCtgaatgtaaaaataaaagaaggCAAGGCACATGATATTCAATGTCCAGCATTTGACTGCAGTTCATTGGTACCTGTGGTGAGTGGGCgacgtaatgtttaaaaaacgagcagcagtgttttatcggggtttaaaaacatgaggcgtagccaagtgtttttagacccgataaaacttGTGCTGCGAATTTTTTGAAcagcttaaaaaacattccacaaagagcgtgtccctctggactcaaaacaatggttcaaaatgtgagaggtgaatattagcatacaagaaaaacaagttgtgccttattagtattctttatataaagaatactaacgaggagtgttttatcagaatataaagctcatacacgtgacattttatcagtgttttgataggctgttaggctcatgaattattaatgagtttttaaaaTTGTGTATAAATGGATTCTAAATCTTTGATGCATGGCAACATAATTATAATATTGATGGCCTCTTTCTAAAATGTTAACTTCCCTTCAACcagtctaatgccagacaattttacttcgtcaatgggagggggggggggggggagggggtttaagtgtcaatgggttaacacaTTAAGCCCCCAGGGGTCccctattgacaagtaaaatggtCTGGCATTAGAGTGAGGTCTATAAGTGGCCATTGGGAATTAAAGGATTAAAAACAAGTCCATGTGTGAAATAACAATTTTGGTAATTGTTATCATGTTGTGTTGTTTTGCTCACTGGGTGATTTTCATTCAAATATTTTCTGACTTAATGGCATGTTAAGTTATGTAGCTTAATGTTTTACATAGCATACTATTCCATTAGAAAACTAGGATTCCAAACTGAAGAATAAGTGGCAATCATTTAACAGTAAATTTATTCAATCTGAACTCAAAGTTGCATTAAATTTATTGCTTGCTATTTACAATTCAATATAATCAATTACCAGTAATAAACTACAAAAGAAGTGAATT of the Montipora foliosa isolate CH-2021 chromosome 14, ASM3666993v2, whole genome shotgun sequence genome contains:
- the LOC137985622 gene encoding uncharacterized protein; this translates as MHGLISPSTPLLPASEITLIYFVSHLAKTVSYNTIKLYLFAVQDLYRLHNFALKLPKMFRLQKVLNGIKRSQIPVKLDRYPITIQILQSIFNFYRPDLTFDLNHIMLWAAFTLAFFGFLRSSEFTCNDHVFDPATHLCFKDVTFIPHVESPDYMLVTIKRSKTDPFRNGCTLTLARSTTSICAVMAMKDYVFQCQPSSAGPLFTFTSGKWLTRTSLTHALRDVLQQCGIQPQHYFSHSFRIGAATTAAAAGIPAWLIKVLGRWSSDCYERYIRTPQETLLAIPKQLTMN
- the LOC137985623 gene encoding uncharacterized protein; this translates as MEARLPLDKLIRAKQALQQWLHRKSATLKELQSLIGTLQFACRVVAPGRAFLQRIISLTKGITNSRWHIKLNGEFRKDISMWLTFLTHWNGVSLFLGGDVLSSPDLQLFTDASGSHGYGGYLNGEWFQAPWLPQHLLNPTMGISIDWQELFAIYIACYLWAPSWSGKHICMWCDNLPVVSIINSKRSKSPRIMDLVRAITILTLEHNFSFTARHIPGLDNSIADSLSRFQMDRFRHLAPNASPFPCAIPLSATSI